From Pseudonocardia autotrophica, one genomic window encodes:
- a CDS encoding CsbD family protein, whose amino-acid sequence MGTPTLAGNPQEVIVSFTDKIKNKAENAAGVAKEKAGEATGDNELRVEGKAEQSKASLKDAGEKVKDAASNVKDAFSKD is encoded by the coding sequence TTGGGCACTCCCACTCTCGCAGGCAACCCCCAGGAGGTCATCGTGTCGTTCACCGACAAGATCAAGAACAAGGCCGAGAACGCCGCCGGCGTCGCCAAGGAGAAGGCCGGCGAGGCGACGGGTGACAACGAGCTCCGCGTCGAGGGCAAGGCCGAGCAGAGCAAGGCCTCGCTGAAGGACGCCGGCGAGAAGGTCAAGGACGCGGCCTCGAACGTCAAGGACGCATTCAGCAAGGACTGA
- a CDS encoding MBL fold metallo-hydrolase, producing the protein MAKPFASSADTAAKEQTLEVLADGVYALTADGDPNIGAIEGEDFLVCFEALATPVAARKWLARLREHTDKPVRYLALSHYHAVRVLGAAAFDAQTILAHRATAELIDERGLQDWESEFARMPRLAEAADSVPGLTHPTLTFADRLSIDLGGDRGELVLAHHGRGHTEGDIVAWLPRHRILFAGDLVEARAALYTGDAFHRDWSTSTLDAIHGYRAEQLVGGRGAVSRGRAEVDAAIAQTRHFLQVMLDEVGAVQRRGGTLREAFDATHAALVDDYGHWPIFEHCLPFDVSRLWDELSGIERPIIWTAERDQEVWAQLQDA; encoded by the coding sequence ATGGCCAAGCCGTTCGCCTCGTCCGCGGACACCGCAGCGAAGGAACAGACCCTCGAAGTGCTCGCCGACGGCGTCTACGCGCTGACCGCCGACGGCGACCCGAACATCGGCGCGATCGAGGGCGAGGACTTCCTGGTCTGCTTCGAGGCGCTCGCGACCCCGGTCGCCGCCCGGAAGTGGCTGGCCCGGCTACGGGAGCACACCGACAAACCGGTGCGCTACCTGGCCCTGAGCCACTATCACGCGGTACGAGTGCTCGGCGCCGCCGCGTTCGACGCGCAGACGATCCTCGCGCACCGGGCCACCGCCGAGCTCATCGACGAGCGCGGCCTGCAGGACTGGGAGAGCGAGTTCGCCCGGATGCCGCGCCTGGCCGAGGCCGCCGACTCGGTGCCCGGCCTGACCCACCCGACCCTGACCTTCGCCGACCGGCTGAGCATCGACCTCGGCGGCGACCGCGGCGAGCTGGTGCTGGCCCATCACGGTCGTGGGCACACCGAAGGCGACATCGTGGCCTGGCTGCCGCGGCACCGGATCCTGTTCGCCGGCGATCTGGTCGAGGCCCGGGCCGCGCTCTACACCGGCGACGCGTTCCACCGGGACTGGTCGACAAGCACCCTGGACGCGATCCACGGCTACCGGGCCGAGCAGCTCGTCGGCGGTCGCGGCGCGGTCAGCCGGGGCCGCGCCGAGGTGGACGCCGCGATCGCCCAGACCCGGCACTTCCTGCAGGTCATGCTCGACGAGGTGGGCGCTGTGCAGCGCCGGGGCGGGACGCTGCGGGAAGCGTTCGACGCCACCCACGCCGCCCTGGTCGACGACTACGGGCACTGGCCGATCTTCGAGCACTGCCTGCCGTTCGACGTCTCCCGGCTGTGGGACGAGCTGTCCGGGATCGAACGCCCGATCATCTGGACGGCCGAACGCGACCAGGAGGTCTGGGCGCAGCTGCAGGACGCCTGA
- a CDS encoding amidase: protein MSRVHAFSDDALGDADAVELADRVRRRETSAAELRNAVAERAALVDPQLRGLALDRIADPVSGERAGPLAGVPTLVKDNTDVRGWPVGNGTTAYVPAPAREHAEVTRQLLATGLDVLGLTRMPEYGLNASTEYAVAEPTRNPWDPRFSAGASSGGSAALVAAGVVPVAHANDGGGSIRIPAAACGLVGLKPTRGRLAPNANGARMPIDLVADGIVSRSVRDTATFLAAADRYRRNPALPPVGLVEGPARRRLRIGLVLDSPTGAQIDAETRTAVTEMAELLGKQGHLVEPATTGIGSRFVDDFLDYWGLLAFSVVTGGRWLHGRTFDPERLDALTHGLADHYRKAMARTPVFLHRLRRVAQSYTELFTRHDVLLSPVLAHTPPEIGWLSPTVGFDELTRRLLDYVAFTPLCNVAGAPAIAVPAGTAANGLPLGVHLSTAAGDERTLLELAFALESDRPWPRIQG from the coding sequence ATGAGCCGGGTGCATGCGTTCTCCGACGACGCTCTGGGTGATGCCGACGCCGTCGAGCTGGCGGATCGGGTCCGACGGCGCGAGACCTCCGCCGCCGAGCTGCGGAACGCGGTCGCCGAGCGGGCCGCGCTGGTGGATCCGCAGCTGCGCGGCCTGGCCCTGGACCGGATCGCCGATCCGGTGTCCGGGGAGCGGGCCGGACCGCTCGCGGGCGTCCCCACCCTGGTCAAGGACAACACCGACGTCCGCGGCTGGCCGGTCGGCAACGGCACCACCGCGTACGTCCCGGCACCGGCGCGGGAGCACGCCGAGGTCACCCGGCAACTGCTGGCGACCGGGTTGGACGTGCTGGGCCTGACCCGGATGCCCGAGTACGGCCTGAACGCCTCCACCGAGTACGCCGTCGCCGAGCCGACCCGCAATCCGTGGGATCCCCGGTTCTCGGCCGGGGCGTCGTCCGGCGGGTCGGCCGCGCTGGTCGCCGCCGGGGTGGTGCCGGTGGCGCACGCGAACGACGGCGGCGGATCGATCCGGATCCCGGCGGCGGCCTGCGGGCTGGTCGGGTTGAAGCCGACCCGGGGCAGGCTCGCGCCGAACGCGAACGGCGCCCGGATGCCGATCGACCTGGTCGCCGACGGGATCGTCTCCCGGTCGGTGCGCGACACCGCGACCTTCCTCGCCGCCGCCGACCGGTACCGCCGCAATCCGGCGCTGCCGCCGGTCGGCCTGGTCGAGGGCCCGGCCCGGCGCCGGCTGCGGATCGGCCTGGTCCTGGACTCCCCGACCGGTGCGCAGATCGACGCCGAGACCCGGACCGCGGTCACCGAGATGGCGGAGCTGCTCGGCAAGCAGGGGCACCTGGTGGAGCCGGCGACGACCGGGATCGGCTCCCGGTTCGTCGATGACTTCCTGGACTACTGGGGACTGCTCGCGTTCTCGGTGGTCACCGGCGGGCGATGGCTGCACGGCCGCACGTTCGACCCGGAGCGGCTGGACGCGCTCACCCACGGCCTGGCCGACCACTACCGCAAGGCGATGGCCCGCACCCCGGTTTTCCTGCACCGGCTGCGCCGGGTCGCGCAGTCCTACACCGAGCTGTTCACCCGGCACGACGTGCTGCTCTCACCGGTGCTGGCGCACACCCCTCCGGAGATCGGGTGGCTGAGCCCCACGGTCGGGTTCGACGAGCTCACCCGGCGGCTGCTCGACTACGTGGCGTTCACCCCGCTGTGCAACGTCGCGGGCGCACCGGCGATCGCGGTACCTGCCGGGACGGCGGCCAACGGGCTGCCGCTGGGGGTGCACCTGTCCACCGCCGCCGGGGACGAGCGCACCCTGCTGGAGCTGGCGTTCGCGCTGGAGTCCGACCGGCCGTGGCCGCGGATCCAGGGCTGA
- a CDS encoding acyl-CoA dehydrogenase family protein, producing MAVDFEPDPLVAELAARTARFVREEVIPIEVANDGVAGSEQVRRELQAGARAAGVFAPHAAEEFGGHGLDMRGRATVFEEAGYSLLGPIALNIAAPDEGNVHMLEQIASDEQKARYLAPLAAGDVRSCFAMTEPAPGAGSDPDALSTTATRVPGGWRIDGRKWFITGADGAGFAIVMARTAGVPGDRGGATMFLVDADNPGMRIGRHIPTLDESLHGGHLEVTFDDCRIGDDAVLGEVDQGYRYAQVRLGPARMTHCMRWLGIARRAQDIAVAHASRRRLFGSRLGDLGMAQAMIADNEIDVSAARGLILRACWELDRGRHAGTEVSVAKVFTAEAVWRVVDRSLQLCGSLGVSGDVLLGRFLREVRPFRIYDGPSETHRWSIARRVVGRAAAAADSAADAAVDSAVGATVNGTANGTAAGGTAGPAGAR from the coding sequence ATGGCCGTCGACTTCGAGCCGGATCCGTTGGTCGCCGAGCTCGCCGCCCGTACCGCCCGGTTCGTCCGGGAGGAGGTGATCCCGATCGAGGTGGCGAACGACGGCGTCGCCGGGTCCGAGCAGGTCCGCCGCGAGCTGCAGGCCGGCGCCCGCGCGGCCGGGGTGTTCGCGCCGCACGCGGCCGAGGAGTTCGGCGGTCACGGCCTCGACATGCGCGGGCGCGCCACGGTGTTCGAGGAGGCCGGCTACTCGCTGCTCGGCCCGATCGCGCTGAACATCGCCGCCCCGGACGAGGGCAACGTGCACATGCTGGAGCAGATCGCGAGCGACGAGCAGAAGGCGCGCTACCTCGCCCCGCTCGCGGCGGGCGACGTGCGGTCCTGCTTCGCGATGACCGAGCCGGCCCCCGGCGCCGGATCCGATCCGGACGCGCTGAGCACCACCGCGACCCGGGTGCCCGGCGGCTGGCGGATCGACGGCCGCAAGTGGTTCATCACCGGCGCCGACGGCGCCGGCTTCGCGATCGTGATGGCCCGCACCGCGGGCGTCCCCGGCGACCGTGGCGGCGCCACGATGTTCCTGGTCGACGCCGACAACCCGGGCATGCGGATCGGCAGGCACATCCCGACGCTCGACGAGTCCCTGCACGGCGGGCATCTCGAGGTCACCTTCGACGACTGCCGGATCGGTGACGACGCCGTGCTCGGCGAGGTCGACCAGGGCTACCGCTACGCCCAGGTGCGGCTCGGCCCGGCCCGGATGACGCACTGCATGCGCTGGCTCGGGATCGCCCGCCGGGCCCAGGACATCGCGGTGGCGCACGCGTCACGGCGGCGGCTGTTCGGGTCCCGGCTCGGCGACCTCGGCATGGCCCAGGCGATGATCGCCGACAACGAGATCGACGTCTCGGCCGCCCGCGGGCTGATCCTGCGGGCCTGCTGGGAGCTGGACCGGGGCAGGCACGCCGGGACCGAGGTGTCGGTCGCGAAGGTCTTCACCGCCGAGGCCGTGTGGCGGGTGGTGGACCGGTCGCTGCAGCTCTGCGGGTCGCTCGGCGTCTCCGGGGACGTGCTGCTGGGCCGGTTCCTGCGCGAGGTGCGACCGTTCCGGATCTACGACGGCCCGTCCGAGACGCACCGCTGGTCGATCGCCCGCCGGGTGGTCGGCCGGGCCGCGGCAGCCGCGGACAGCGCCGCGGACGCAGCTGTGGACAGCGCTGTGGGCGCAACTGTGAACGGAACTGCGAACGGAACTGCCGCGGGTGGGACGGCCGGACCGGCGGGCGCGCGGTGA
- a CDS encoding FAD-dependent monooxygenase: MWPHEPVLVVGAGPVGQTVALLLARWGVPSVLLERRPARDAAGSRAICQHRDALDLWEAVGAGRRIADEGITWTTARTFHRDAEIFSHTLTDPGHSPFPPFVNISQSRTEQLLDERIAAAPLVDLRWSHEVTGLVQDADGVTARTRAGELRGSYLVLCSGAHSGGLRRGLGIAFDGHSFDDRFLICDVRAELPGRAAERWFHFDPAANPGRQILVHPCPDSTFRIDWQVSSDVAPESETAPEALHERIRRVLGDVPFEVLWSSVYRFHARLADRMRAGRVLLAGDAAHLMSPFGARGLNSGVADAENAAWKIAWTGYGRASQELLETYHDERHAAARENLAVTAATMDFLVPPDAERARHRADVLARAAGDPAARALVDSGRLSEPFRYVGSPLTTPDPTRPAAGRPARGTAPPAAPGVLVPDTPLTLPDGTTTRLRAVARDGFLLLGTAGADLDAVRAAAGTAPDPVRVLPVEPGSAVARVLESRPGELWLLRPDAHVAAVLQRPGRAETLAALDRATARTGPPIPTGEETTDGVLPQSR; encoded by the coding sequence ATGTGGCCGCACGAGCCGGTACTGGTGGTCGGTGCCGGTCCGGTCGGGCAGACGGTGGCGCTGCTGCTGGCCCGCTGGGGGGTGCCGTCGGTGCTGCTGGAGCGGCGCCCCGCGCGCGACGCCGCCGGATCCAGGGCGATCTGCCAGCACCGGGACGCGCTGGACCTGTGGGAGGCGGTCGGCGCCGGCCGGCGGATCGCCGACGAGGGGATCACCTGGACGACCGCCCGGACGTTCCACCGCGACGCCGAGATCTTCAGCCACACCCTGACCGATCCCGGCCACTCGCCGTTCCCGCCGTTCGTGAACATCTCGCAGAGCCGCACCGAACAGCTGCTCGACGAGCGCATCGCCGCCGCCCCGCTGGTCGATCTGCGCTGGTCGCACGAGGTCACCGGCCTTGTCCAGGACGCCGACGGCGTCACCGCGCGCACCCGGGCAGGCGAGCTCCGGGGCTCCTACCTGGTGCTCTGCTCCGGGGCGCACAGCGGTGGGCTGCGCCGCGGGCTCGGGATCGCCTTCGACGGGCACAGCTTCGACGACCGGTTCCTGATCTGCGACGTCCGCGCCGAGCTGCCCGGCCGGGCAGCCGAGCGGTGGTTCCACTTCGACCCGGCGGCGAACCCGGGCCGGCAGATCCTGGTGCATCCCTGCCCGGACTCGACGTTCCGGATCGACTGGCAGGTGTCCTCCGACGTCGCCCCGGAGAGCGAGACCGCGCCGGAGGCGCTGCACGAGCGGATCCGCCGGGTGCTCGGTGACGTGCCGTTCGAGGTGCTGTGGTCGTCGGTCTACCGGTTCCACGCGCGGCTCGCGGACCGGATGCGCGCCGGGCGGGTGCTGCTCGCCGGGGACGCGGCGCACCTGATGTCGCCGTTCGGGGCACGCGGGCTGAACTCGGGCGTCGCGGACGCCGAGAACGCGGCCTGGAAGATCGCTTGGACCGGGTACGGCCGAGCCTCGCAGGAGCTGCTGGAGACCTACCACGACGAGCGGCACGCGGCGGCCCGGGAGAACCTGGCGGTGACGGCGGCGACGATGGACTTCCTGGTCCCGCCGGACGCGGAGCGGGCCCGGCACCGCGCCGACGTGCTCGCCCGGGCGGCGGGCGATCCGGCGGCTCGCGCGCTGGTGGACTCGGGCCGGCTCAGCGAGCCGTTCCGGTACGTCGGGTCGCCGCTGACGACTCCGGATCCCACCCGGCCGGCCGCCGGTCGACCGGCCCGCGGCACGGCACCGCCCGCCGCACCGGGCGTCCTGGTGCCGGACACCCCGCTGACCCTCCCGGACGGCACGACCACCCGGCTCCGCGCCGTCGCCCGGGACGGGTTCCTGCTGCTCGGCACGGCCGGAGCCGATCTCGATGCGGTCCGCGCCGCCGCGGGTACCGCGCCGGACCCGGTCCGGGTGCTGCCGGTCGAACCCGGATCGGCGGTGGCACGAGTGCTCGAGAGCCGGCCCGGCGAGCTGTGGCTGCTGCGCCCGGACGCGCACGTGGCCGCCGTCCTGCAGCGACCCGGGCGCGCCGAGACGCTCGCCGCACTCGACCGCGCCACCGCGCGGACCGGCCCACCGATCCCCACCGGGGAGGAGACGACCGATGGCGTACTACCGCAGAGCCGGTGA
- a CDS encoding homogentisate 1,2-dioxygenase produces MAYYRRAGEIPPKRHTQHRAADGTLYREELMGEEGFSSDSSLLYHRGVPSAIVDASPWDPPDQELTGNRPLIPRHLRLHGLGAADWKAVDPVTGRRLVLGNADVRISYVVAGETSPLYRNAVGDECVYVESGAAVVETVFGAVDAREGDYVILPRSTTHRWVPTGSDPLRLYAIEASSHIGPPARYLSRYGQLLEHAPYCERDLHGPDGPLLADGTDVEVLVKHRGGEHGITGTRHVVPTHPFDVVGWDGCLYPYTVNVADFEPITGRVHQPPPVHQIFEGRNFVICNFVPRKVDYHPLAVPVPYYHSNVDSDEVMFYCGGDYEARKGSGIGQGSISLHPGGHSHGPQPGAVERSLGAEYFDELAVMVDTFAPLALGEGGRAVEDPAYAWSWAGRGPGV; encoded by the coding sequence ATGGCGTACTACCGCAGAGCCGGTGAGATCCCGCCGAAGCGGCACACCCAGCACCGCGCCGCCGACGGGACGCTGTACCGCGAGGAGCTGATGGGGGAGGAGGGCTTCTCCTCGGACTCGTCGCTGCTGTACCACCGCGGGGTGCCGTCGGCGATCGTCGACGCGTCCCCCTGGGACCCGCCGGACCAGGAGCTCACCGGGAACCGGCCGCTGATCCCGCGGCACCTGCGGCTGCACGGGCTCGGTGCGGCGGACTGGAAGGCGGTCGATCCGGTCACCGGGCGGCGGCTGGTGCTCGGCAACGCCGACGTCCGGATCTCCTACGTCGTCGCGGGGGAGACCTCGCCGCTCTACCGCAACGCCGTCGGCGACGAGTGCGTGTACGTCGAGTCCGGCGCCGCCGTGGTGGAGACGGTGTTCGGCGCGGTCGACGCCCGCGAGGGCGACTACGTGATCCTCCCGCGGTCCACCACGCACCGCTGGGTGCCGACCGGCTCGGACCCGCTGCGGCTCTACGCGATCGAGGCGAGCTCGCACATCGGGCCGCCGGCCCGCTACCTGTCCCGCTACGGCCAGCTGCTCGAACACGCCCCGTACTGCGAGCGCGACCTGCACGGGCCGGACGGCCCGCTGCTGGCGGACGGCACCGACGTCGAGGTCCTGGTCAAGCACCGCGGCGGGGAGCACGGCATCACCGGGACCCGGCACGTCGTGCCCACCCACCCGTTCGACGTCGTCGGCTGGGACGGCTGCCTGTACCCGTACACCGTCAACGTCGCCGACTTCGAGCCGATCACCGGCCGGGTGCACCAGCCGCCGCCGGTGCACCAGATCTTCGAGGGCCGCAATTTCGTGATCTGCAACTTCGTGCCGCGCAAGGTCGACTACCACCCGCTGGCGGTGCCGGTGCCGTACTACCACTCCAATGTGGACTCCGACGAGGTGATGTTCTACTGCGGCGGCGACTACGAGGCCCGCAAGGGCTCGGGGATCGGGCAGGGCTCGATCTCGCTGCACCCGGGCGGCCACTCGCACGGCCCGCAGCCCGGCGCGGTCGAGCGGTCGCTCGGCGCGGAGTACTTCGACGAGCTCGCCGTCATGGTCGACACCTTCGCGCCGCTGGCGCTCGGCGAGGGTGGACGGGCGGTGGAGGATCCGGCCTACGCCTGGAGCTGGGCCGGGCGCGGCCCGGGAGTGTGA
- a CDS encoding CBS domain-containing protein produces the protein MTGTVVGQTVASAMHTFPKTCGPATTVAQARELFGRPKVHALLVVEGGLLRAVVERADLAGLAGDAPAVAAGGLAGRTVGPAADLRDTWDGMAREGRRRLAVVGDDGRLRGLLCLKRTGRGFCSDEGIRARERERAGLG, from the coding sequence GTGACCGGGACCGTCGTGGGGCAGACCGTCGCCTCCGCCATGCACACCTTCCCGAAGACCTGTGGACCGGCGACGACGGTCGCGCAGGCCCGGGAGCTGTTCGGCAGGCCGAAGGTGCACGCGCTGCTGGTGGTCGAGGGCGGACTGCTGCGCGCCGTCGTGGAGCGGGCGGACCTGGCCGGGCTCGCCGGCGACGCACCGGCCGTAGCGGCCGGCGGGCTGGCCGGCCGGACCGTCGGCCCGGCCGCCGACCTGCGGGACACCTGGGACGGCATGGCTCGCGAGGGCCGGCGCAGGCTCGCGGTGGTCGGCGACGACGGCCGGCTGCGCGGGCTGCTCTGCCTGAAGCGGACCGGTCGCGGTTTCTGCTCCGACGAGGGCATCCGCGCCCGGGAGCGGGAGCGCGCCGGGCTCGGCTGA
- a CDS encoding TetR/AcrR family transcriptional regulator — MRDAEIRAAALEEFVRRGYEAATMGDIGAAVGMRGPSLYKHVSSKQDLLASLMHATMTALLHDHDTAVSGVADPVERLRRAVDAHVRFHARHRREAFVGNRELRSLLEPHRSVILGLRDTYEQRFRSLIAEGAELGAFRVADPQLASYAILDLGMGVAVWFREDAGPSENEVAWAQVEFALRLVGATGP, encoded by the coding sequence GTGCGGGACGCGGAGATCCGGGCGGCCGCGCTGGAGGAGTTCGTCCGGCGCGGCTACGAGGCGGCGACGATGGGCGACATCGGTGCCGCGGTCGGCATGCGCGGGCCCAGCCTCTACAAGCACGTCAGCTCGAAACAGGACCTGCTCGCCTCGCTGATGCACGCGACGATGACCGCACTGCTGCACGACCACGACACCGCGGTGTCCGGGGTGGCCGATCCGGTGGAACGGCTGCGGCGGGCGGTCGACGCGCACGTCCGGTTCCACGCCCGGCACCGGCGGGAGGCGTTCGTCGGGAACCGCGAGCTGCGCAGCCTGCTCGAACCGCACCGCTCGGTGATCCTCGGCCTGCGCGACACCTACGAGCAGCGGTTCCGCTCGCTGATCGCCGAAGGGGCCGAGCTCGGCGCGTTCCGGGTCGCCGATCCGCAGCTGGCGTCGTACGCGATCCTCGACCTGGGGATGGGCGTCGCCGTCTGGTTCCGGGAGGACGCCGGGCCGAGCGAGAACGAGGTGGCCTGGGCACAGGTGGAGTTCGCGTTGCGCCTGGTCGGCGCGACCGGCCCCTGA
- a CDS encoding carboxymuconolactone decarboxylase family protein yields MTPDDLHGRPEPAGRPRTHPLDPAGLDPARAALHARIATGPRKAQARVPLTDERDRLLGPFGVMLFSPRIGDAVQQVGAALRFDDDLPPRLRELAVLAVAVHHRSAFEWAAHEGLARETGLSAHQLQALLDGAVPDGLDDAEAAALDVVRTLLVTRDLDDDRYAAALQALGRDTLAALVWLTGYYAMLAGALAVFRPQ; encoded by the coding sequence GTGACGCCCGACGACCTGCATGGCCGCCCCGAGCCGGCCGGCCGGCCCCGCACCCACCCGCTCGACCCGGCCGGACTCGATCCCGCGCGGGCCGCGCTGCACGCCCGGATCGCCACCGGCCCGCGGAAGGCGCAGGCCCGGGTGCCGCTGACCGACGAGCGGGACCGGCTGCTCGGGCCGTTCGGGGTGATGCTGTTCTCCCCCCGGATCGGGGACGCCGTCCAGCAGGTCGGCGCGGCCCTGCGGTTCGACGACGATCTCCCGCCCCGGCTGCGCGAGCTGGCCGTGCTCGCCGTCGCCGTGCACCACCGCAGCGCGTTCGAGTGGGCCGCGCACGAGGGTCTCGCCCGGGAGACCGGCCTGTCCGCCCATCAGCTCCAGGCGCTGCTCGACGGCGCCGTCCCGGACGGTCTGGACGACGCCGAGGCGGCCGCGCTGGACGTCGTCCGGACCCTGCTGGTCACCCGCGACCTCGACGACGACCGGTACGCCGCGGCGCTGCAGGCGCTCGGCCGGGACACCCTCGCCGCGCTGGTGTGGCTGACCGGCTACTACGCGATGCTCGCCGGGGCGCTGGCGGTTTTCCGCCCGCAGTGA
- the hppD gene encoding 4-hydroxyphenylpyruvate dioxygenase, which produces MTVEHTLTDAERLAELDADALRRLVGLVEHDDSHDPFPVTGWDAVIWAVGNATQAALTHQVVYGMELVAYSGPETGNRDHQAYVLRSGAVRFELRGAVDPVSPVADHHRAHGDGIVDIAIEVPDVDRCIDHARAHGATVLVEPHDATDEHGTVRTAAIATYGDTRHTLVDRSRYTGPYLPGYVARSSTVARGPRLFQALDHVVGNVELGRMDTWVDFYRRIMGFTNMAEFVGEDIATEYSALMSKVVASGNHRVKFPLNEPSPGRRRSQIDEYLQFYGGPGVQHLALATNDILRTVDELRARGVEFLDTPAAYYDDPDLRARIGQVRVPIDELRSRGILVDRDEDGYLLQIFTKPVGDRPTVFFELIERHGSLGFGKGNFKALFEAIEREQERRGNV; this is translated from the coding sequence ATGACCGTCGAGCACACCCTCACCGACGCCGAACGGCTGGCCGAGCTGGACGCCGACGCCCTGCGCCGCCTGGTCGGCCTGGTCGAGCACGACGACTCGCACGATCCGTTCCCGGTGACCGGCTGGGACGCGGTGATCTGGGCGGTCGGCAACGCGACCCAGGCCGCCCTGACCCACCAGGTCGTGTACGGGATGGAGCTGGTCGCCTACTCCGGCCCGGAGACCGGCAACCGCGACCACCAGGCCTACGTGCTGCGCTCCGGGGCGGTCCGGTTCGAGCTGCGCGGCGCCGTCGACCCGGTCAGCCCGGTCGCCGACCACCACCGCGCGCACGGCGACGGCATCGTCGACATCGCCATCGAGGTGCCCGATGTGGACCGCTGCATCGACCACGCCCGCGCACACGGCGCCACCGTGCTCGTCGAACCGCACGACGCCACCGACGAGCACGGCACCGTCCGTACCGCCGCGATCGCGACCTACGGCGACACCCGGCACACCCTCGTCGACCGCTCCCGCTACACCGGCCCCTACCTGCCCGGATACGTCGCCCGGTCGTCCACGGTGGCCCGCGGGCCGCGGCTGTTCCAGGCGCTCGATCACGTCGTCGGCAACGTCGAGCTCGGCCGGATGGACACCTGGGTCGACTTCTACCGCCGGATCATGGGCTTCACCAACATGGCCGAGTTCGTCGGCGAGGACATCGCGACCGAGTACTCGGCGCTGATGAGCAAGGTCGTCGCCAGCGGCAACCACCGGGTGAAGTTCCCGCTAAACGAGCCGTCGCCGGGCAGGCGGCGCTCGCAGATCGACGAGTACCTGCAGTTCTACGGCGGCCCCGGCGTCCAGCACCTGGCGCTCGCCACGAACGACATCCTGCGCACCGTCGACGAGCTCCGCGCCCGCGGCGTCGAGTTCCTCGACACCCCCGCCGCCTACTACGACGATCCGGACCTGCGCGCCCGCATCGGGCAGGTCCGGGTGCCGATCGACGAGCTGCGCTCGCGCGGGATCCTGGTCGACCGCGACGAGGACGGCTACCTGCTGCAGATCTTCACCAAGCCGGTGGGGGACCGGCCGACCGTGTTCTTCGAGCTGATCGAGCGGCACGGCTCGCTGGGCTTCGGCAAGGGCAACTTCAAGGCCCTGTTCGAGGCGATCGAGCGGGAACAGGAGCGCCGCGGCAACGTGTGA
- a CDS encoding phosphotransferase family protein, whose product MSGPDGLDLVALDRFLTDHVEGYRGGVTAELVSGGRSNLTYRVTDGAATWILRRPPLGTLTPSAHDMGREFRFVAALAGSGVPVAPAVALADESVLGVPFALTGFVDGIVVRGEADLAGWSDAMVRDCAFALVDTLAALHAVDVTADPVAGLGKPTGYLRRQVDRWYSQWQRVRTRDLPDVDTLHALLDASCPAESAAAVVHGDFRIDNAILDRADPSRVLAVVDWEMATLGDPLADLALHTVYRDEVFAPVLAGTAASTSARMPAPDELVARYTAVSQREPRDWAFHRGLAYLKIAVIAEGIHERHLRGDTRGEGFEGIGDATAPLVAAGLTAARGSAG is encoded by the coding sequence GTGAGCGGCCCGGACGGGCTCGACCTGGTCGCGCTGGACCGCTTCCTGACCGATCACGTCGAGGGCTACCGGGGCGGGGTCACCGCGGAGCTGGTCTCCGGGGGCCGCTCCAACCTGACCTACCGGGTGACCGACGGCGCCGCCACCTGGATCCTGCGTCGCCCGCCGCTGGGCACGCTCACCCCGTCGGCGCACGACATGGGCCGGGAGTTCCGGTTCGTCGCCGCGCTGGCCGGCTCCGGCGTCCCGGTCGCCCCGGCCGTCGCACTCGCCGACGAGTCGGTGCTCGGGGTGCCGTTCGCGCTGACCGGGTTCGTCGACGGGATCGTGGTGCGCGGCGAGGCAGACCTGGCCGGTTGGTCCGACGCGATGGTCCGGGACTGCGCGTTCGCGCTGGTCGACACGCTCGCGGCGCTGCACGCCGTGGACGTGACCGCGGATCCGGTCGCCGGGCTCGGGAAGCCCACCGGCTACCTGCGCCGTCAGGTCGACCGCTGGTACTCGCAGTGGCAGCGGGTGCGCACCCGGGATCTGCCCGACGTCGACACACTGCATGCCCTGCTCGACGCGTCCTGCCCGGCGGAGAGCGCCGCGGCGGTGGTGCACGGCGACTTCCGGATCGACAACGCCATCCTGGATCGGGCGGACCCGTCCCGGGTGCTCGCCGTCGTCGACTGGGAGATGGCCACCCTCGGCGACCCGCTCGCCGATCTCGCCCTGCACACCGTCTACCGGGACGAGGTGTTCGCGCCGGTGCTGGCCGGGACGGCCGCCTCGACCAGCGCCCGGATGCCGGCCCCCGACGAGCTGGTCGCCCGGTACACCGCGGTGTCGCAGCGGGAGCCGCGGGACTGGGCGTTCCACCGCGGACTGGCCTACCTGAAGATCGCGGTGATCGCCGAGGGCATCCACGAGCGGCACCTGCGCGGCGACACCCGCGGAGAGGGGTTCGAGGGCATCGGCGACGCGACGGCTCCGCTGGTCGCCGCGGGCCTGACCGCGGCCCGGGGATCCGCCGGCTGA